The DNA window GTTTCCTTCAGCACCTTGATGTTGCTCATGAGATCGTCGATGTGCACGATCTCCTCGTGACGTCGCCGAGCCGCCAGCTTGGAAAGTAGTTCGGTGAATTCCTCAAGCTGCTTCTTGTCGATATTCGTGGCCTCGCGGTCGATGCTCTGCACCGCCTTGGTGATCTCGTTCACAGAGATCACACCATCCTTGTCCGCATCGAGTTTGACCAGCAGATCCCCAACAACCTTGAATCGCTCTTCATCGGATGCCTCCTTCATTCGTCGAATGGTGGCGACCAGCTCGTCAATGTGCACCATTTGCTGTGGTTCGGCCGCGGGACTGGAGGCTGCATTATCACTGGATTCCGCCTGCTTGATTTGATGCTGTCTGGCCTCCAGGTCGTTCAGCACATTATCGAGTTGGGAGATCATCTTGTTGACCCGATTGTAGAGCAACTTAGCCGCCCGGCTCTCGCGCACAGGCTCCTTGACCACCTGTCGCACCTCGCGCAGCTCCTCCACATCCTCCTTATAGTCAGCCAATTCCTCCTTGAGTTCCTTGATTGTTTCTTTCTCCACCACGAGCTGCTTATCAGAGGACAGTGTCTTCAGAGCCTCAGACAGCAGCTGTACATCAGTAGAGGAAATGCCCTTGTCTGTCTCGGACACAGTTGGCTGTTCCTTGTGATCCAGCAGATCCTTGGAACGCGCCAGCTTCTCAGCAAACACATAAGGAGCGGGAATCTCTTCCTTGATGGCCGATCGTTTGGCGATGGTCTCTTCCCGCTCTTCCTCGCGCTCTTCGCGAATCTTGCGCTCCTCTTCCTTGATGATTTCGATCTTTGTCTTATTGTCCACCTTGCCCTCGCTCTCCCCGATGGCGTGACGTGTGTGGGCGCCCACTGCATCCGGCAGCACGCGCATCGTCTCCTTAAGCTTATCGGTGGTGATGCTGTCGTCGGAAATAAGCATGGTGCGAGACAAGAGCAGCAACGTGGGAGGCACCTGTTCGTTCAGCGAGAGATCTATCCACTCCTTTAGCTGGAAACGAAGACGCTCCTCCGTTAGGCCATATGCCCGCATTCCACGTGCCTTGCACgcctgctgcagctccaggaGGTCCAGGGAGTCGACTCCTTCGCGAGCAATCACCCGGTCATCGGTGGCCAAAGATCTGAGCTTCAGACGCAGCTGGAACCGCAGCAGCGTGGTGGTGCCAATTGTGTTCAGTTCAAGGACGCGACAAAGTGCCGCCAATTGCTCCCGGGACAGTGAATCTAGGGTGATCTCATCGTCAAATCGCTTGGCGAACTTGATGATTTCATCGTTGCTCACTGACTCAGTTGGATTCCGGATCTTAGTGAAAAAGGCCTCGAACTGCTTGGCCTCTTCGCTGCTGTGCTCCTTGTGCTGGACGGGCATCTGATCTAGGGTCTGCTGCAAGAACTTGGCCACCTCGAGGCGGACGCTTAGTGACTGCCGCAGCTTCTCCTGCCGATCGGTCGAGGTCTGGAACGTGGAGGGCAGCATGCCGGGGAAGAATTTGATGAAcaccggcagcagcagctccatgAAGGGCACGATGATGAAAACCGAAAAGGGGATCAGACGGAACAGGTCAGAGGTGgtccgctgcagctgcttaTTCTCGCGCCGCGTGAGCGTCTTGCCGTTGAGCACCCGCCACAGGAGCTTCGAGCAAATGGCCACGTCGATGAAGAGCAGCCGAAAGCCGTGGTAATAGTGCACCAGCTCATCCCAAATGCGTGTGCGGAGTGGCTTCTTTGGCTTGGCCACCGACTTGTCAACGGGTTTGGCCAAAGTTGTCGTTGTTGCAGTCGCCGATGTGGAGCCCGCGATCGCACTAGCGTTTTGACCCTTCTCCGAGGAGGCCGTGGCGGTAGCGGCACTGCTAGCACGAACTGCCGCTGCCTGGCCATTGGCCACCTCCTTCATGATCTCCTCGACCTTCTCCTTCTGCTGGTTCTTCAGCTTCTTGACGGTCGCGTCGATCTTTGAGCTGGACGTCTCCAGCATCGTCCGGCTGGTGTGCAGATGCCTGAATCCATAGCCGGAGTAGTGGTATCCGTAGCTGGCAGGCGGCTGAAACCTTCTGCTTAGCTCCAGCACCGAGGTCGACGCAGATCTCCGCGGTCGTCCAACTTCTTTGGCGGGTTCATCTGTGAAGTTCACCGAGCTGCATGCGCAACAGTTCGATTTAAGAACTGCAAAAGGCATTGAAAGAGGCAGTTAGTAAGATAGATAGTAGAAGTAAGATAAGTATATCTGTATTTAAAAGCAGGCAGTGCTCAAGTATTATGTATGTctgtatttcattttaatacaCAACAAAGATATAAGACAATATAATATTCCCACAAAAGAATCTTTTAGGTCATCAACCTGATTCCATATGATTTCCCGAAACACATTTCCTTGTTTCAATGAAATTGAGATCAGAGGAAGAGGCagcggaaaatgaaaaacaaagaatGAAGGAAACGGCACTTGATGAGTTATTAATCAAAGCTGCAAGAAATGAGGAGAGTTTGTAGTTGATAAGCGCCTTGATCATGGATTTTGTTGGGGTTTTCAGTGGGGCTGATAGTTGATAATGGGAAGGCAAAGATTGCCGGCGACTGACCAGATAAATTAGCACCTGGAGTGGAGCTTACATAAaaggcaaagcaaaaaaaccgaaaattcACACAGCCGGTGAGAATTCTCTACCTTCTTCTATAAATACATGCTTAGCAAACATTCAGAAGTCGCCGTCGACTGCAATTGTTTACAGCGCacttttcttttccttttgctttcttttatttgattttccgATTCTTGGCAAGCGCTCAAGGTAAATGATTTTGCAATTGAGCGAAAAGGAGGGAACAGGAGGGGGAACCGCTGTGGAGAAGGTGAGGGTGATTCCGACCTATTTCGAGTATCTATGATGGTTTAGACCCGCTTTCTACTCTGGACTAGGACTGTACTTTTCCGCAGGTGCCTCATTGTCTGGGTTTTCTGCTACCTGTCGGCGAATCTATTCCCTGGCAGGTGACTTCCCACGAAATCTAAATCTGTCGCTCTGTGAGTCACTAGTAAAAACAAGGGTATGGAAATAATCCCGCCTATAACCTTAAAGAGCCATTAGGCTTATGGTGAAAGATGTTGAAGataaagaaattattattatcaaaaataaGCCATACGAACAGGGTAAAAGATTAGATTGTCAGTTGTCGCGATCCAACAACAAGTTGCTAAAAACAATGGCAGTAATTAAATTAGCAGCTAAGTTTCCAAAACACTGATACGTCAGTAGAGCTCCCAAACCGGTAAAAACTGTATTTGTTGTATGCtccaaagcaaataaattcgGATCCCCTAAAAAAAGTGAGGCTACGCCTCTGCTACTATTCACCCACTATAGAACTTCCAGCGCACGTCGCAGTTTCCAGCCAGTCAGCTGTTTCCAGCGAAAGTGCAGTCAAAACAAAGTGCCCGATAACGCACACACGAGTGGAAAGTTTTCACGCGATTTCGCCTTTGCTTCcccgttttggccaacttaCAGCGCTTGTAGACATTCTGGGCCAAGTGACTCGTCCGCAGATTGCGTCCTTTGTGGCGCAGCAGGGCGTTcatggcggcggcggcgggcGTTGGCGAAGGGGGGCGTGGCTCTGCGCTGCCTCCAATCCGAATCCAAAGTATTTTCAAATGTAATTTTGAATTTCCGACAAACTGTCTGTGGATTGTGTATCTTTGGGTTCTCTGTCGCTCGCCTTCTGATTGCTTTCGCCCTATTtcgcctttgtttttgttttcgtctGCTGTTTGCTGTCGCTTTTATCTGTCCTCACTGTCCTTCTCTGTTCCTCTTTCGCTGGCGCAAGTAACGGGTTCCTTCCCACGATTCTCGTCTAATGGGAAAGTAAATAGAAGGTGGGAATTCTGGGTTAAGCCTACTGCTGATTTGGTTAAAAGTCAATACATTGATTAAATCCCAAATTTCTTTttggacacacacacactatcacacacactcacgcactgAGCTACGTCATCGACGCAATATCGCGCGATCtcgatttgtttttgtttttgcctcgCACGCTCTTTCACACCAAATTACACAACTACAGCAACAAATTTCGAAGTGTGTTCGCATTTCGTGCGACTGACAACCGGTTAAATCACGCCTACAATGTAGCCGCTGATTGTAGCGTGTCCGCAGTGCAGTTTATATAGAAGCCATTTGTCATTCCTACCGTGccagtaaataataaaatctaAACTAAACCGTCTGTTTTCTCACTTTTTCACGTTTGACATCAGTGTGACCGTTCTGCGAGTGCCAAAAAACACCGATGGCCAATTGCCGTATGTTAGGGGAACTCAGGTGGTTGCATCTACAC is part of the Drosophila yakuba strain Tai18E2 chromosome 2R, Prin_Dyak_Tai18E2_2.1, whole genome shotgun sequence genome and encodes:
- the LOC6532060 gene encoding mitochondrial proton/calcium exchanger protein, yielding MNALLRHKGRNLRTSHLAQNVYKRFLKSNCCACSSVNFTDEPAKEVGRPRRSASTSVLELSRRFQPPASYGYHYSGYGFRHLHTSRTMLETSSSKIDATVKKLKNQQKEKVEEIMKEVANGQAAAVRASSAATATASSEKGQNASAIAGSTSATATTTTLAKPVDKSVAKPKKPLRTRIWDELVHYYHGFRLLFIDVAICSKLLWRVLNGKTLTRRENKQLQRTTSDLFRLIPFSVFIIVPFMELLLPVFIKFFPGMLPSTFQTSTDRQEKLRQSLSVRLEVAKFLQQTLDQMPVQHKEHSSEEAKQFEAFFTKIRNPTESVSNDEIIKFAKRFDDEITLDSLSREQLAALCRVLELNTIGTTTLLRFQLRLKLRSLATDDRVIAREGVDSLDLLELQQACKARGMRAYGLTEERLRFQLKEWIDLSLNEQVPPTLLLLSRTMLISDDSITTDKLKETMRVLPDAVGAHTRHAIGESEGKVDNKTKIEIIKEEERKIREEREEEREETIAKRSAIKEEIPAPYVFAEKLARSKDLLDHKEQPTVSETDKGISSTDVQLLSEALKTLSSDKQLVVEKETIKELKEELADYKEDVEELREVRQVVKEPVRESRAAKLLYNRVNKMISQLDNVLNDLEARQHQIKQAESSDNAASSPAAEPQQMVHIDELVATIRRMKEASDEERFKVVGDLLVKLDADKDGVISVNEITKAVQSIDREATNIDKKQLEEFTELLSKLAARRRHEEIVHIDDLMSNIKVLKETSDEARLKHIEAVLEKFDADKDGVVTVNDIRKVLESIGRDNIKLSDKAIEELITLLDKEQVLQAEQKIEKAIAKSMKEAEKLKSEVDKADKDLSKLVNDIHDSAKEIQDIANEMRDKEETLPDKAKELKAEPAFKDTAKTLKDNAKNLDDLATNPKPDPKSPTKASTGSSPTGISGGGPNSGGSGFASGSTTESALREAAERQMEKILPSTDLGLPPTIQTPSQPPTSKKATATASTLSTTITAKKLL